In a single window of the Allobranchiibius huperziae genome:
- a CDS encoding CPBP family intramembrane glutamic endopeptidase — protein sequence MSAWDAVVARARDMVGRGSQLSWVVPIERDHWQTQREFQHRRVVTAVTLAVGTPVLRHALSRKPGSRQFYASTVLLAGVWAGGAFASGPLHAGWSGTRDPEKNARPLVRPFAIGAGAVVFFAAGAAVIARIPALRRPVLAVLNHARFGSLPVVVPLTLITGVGEELFFRGALYAATKQPHQIAVTTAIYTVATGITGNPMLVFAAGVLGLLVAIERRTTGGVQGPIIIHLTWSTGMLLVLPPLIEYRR from the coding sequence ATGAGTGCGTGGGATGCCGTGGTGGCACGTGCCCGCGACATGGTGGGCCGAGGCTCCCAGTTGTCGTGGGTCGTGCCCATCGAGCGCGACCACTGGCAGACCCAGCGGGAGTTCCAGCACCGCCGGGTGGTCACCGCGGTGACGCTGGCGGTCGGTACCCCCGTGCTGCGCCATGCTCTGTCGCGCAAACCCGGCAGCCGACAGTTCTACGCCTCGACCGTGCTGCTCGCGGGCGTCTGGGCGGGCGGCGCGTTCGCGTCGGGCCCGCTGCACGCCGGCTGGAGCGGCACCCGCGACCCCGAGAAGAACGCCCGCCCACTGGTGCGGCCGTTCGCCATCGGCGCCGGCGCCGTCGTGTTCTTCGCCGCCGGCGCGGCGGTCATCGCCCGCATCCCGGCCCTGCGACGACCGGTGCTCGCCGTCCTCAACCACGCGCGCTTCGGGTCGCTGCCGGTGGTCGTGCCCCTCACCCTGATCACCGGTGTCGGCGAGGAGCTGTTCTTCCGCGGCGCGCTCTACGCCGCGACCAAGCAACCCCACCAGATCGCCGTGACCACGGCGATCTACACGGTCGCGACCGGCATCACCGGCAACCCGATGCTCGTCTTCGCCGCGGGCGTCCTCGGCCTCCTCGTGGCGATCGAACGTCGCACCACCGGCGGCGTCCAGGGGCCGATCATCATCCATCTCACCTGGTCGACGGGCATGCTGCTCGTGCTGCCACCGCTGATCGAGTACCGCCGCTGA
- a CDS encoding DUF1330 domain-containing protein, producing MAKGYWIGRIDVTDPDRYAEYAAANGAAYAAYGGRLLVRGGDFEAVEGAARSRNVVIEFPSYDEALACYRSDLYQAARALRQDAATMELIVIEGYDGPQPGQ from the coding sequence ATGGCGAAGGGTTATTGGATCGGCCGGATCGATGTCACCGATCCGGATCGGTACGCGGAGTACGCCGCGGCCAACGGGGCCGCGTACGCGGCGTACGGCGGTCGGCTGCTGGTGCGCGGCGGGGATTTCGAGGCCGTCGAAGGTGCCGCCCGGTCGCGCAACGTGGTGATCGAGTTCCCCTCGTACGACGAAGCGTTGGCGTGTTACCGCTCAGATCTCTACCAGGCGGCGCGCGCTCTGCGACAGGACGCGGCGACCATGGAGCTGATCGTGATCGAGGGATACGACGGACCACAACCGGGTCAGTGA
- a CDS encoding MFS transporter — protein MSPVASYRALFAISGRRYIAIAFLARLPLAMSQLGVLLLVAGRTGSYGIGGGCAGALALANAVGAPLFGSAADRIGQRPVAFFQSVAGAIGLALVVLLTRSGTAWQVDAAICAVTGFLLPQVGPLARVRWRPIIARRGHPVSLVDTAFSYEGAADEASFVLGPAFVGIFGALAGPQFALEGAAVILAVFGSWFALHPTAALARRAISGDSPHTRLVTRSIAVLCVAQLLIGAVFGSVQTGTTVIATNAGHAPLAGLFHALLGVGSVLAGIGMAAVPASFGYAARLRVAAVALFVLSTPLLLVNSLVTLVPVLLVLGLCVAPYMITTFTLGETLTPAPRVAAAMTLLAAATGLGYACGTTVAGHLADAQGATGAFATTVSACALAAVLAVTARGALHRSSSQVDETAYAAA, from the coding sequence ATGTCCCCCGTCGCGTCCTATCGGGCGCTCTTCGCCATCAGTGGCCGCCGCTACATCGCCATCGCCTTCCTCGCGCGCCTGCCGCTCGCGATGAGCCAGCTCGGCGTCCTGCTGCTCGTCGCCGGACGCACCGGCAGCTACGGCATCGGCGGCGGCTGCGCCGGTGCGCTCGCCCTCGCCAACGCCGTCGGAGCGCCGCTCTTCGGCTCCGCCGCCGACCGCATCGGCCAGCGACCCGTCGCGTTCTTCCAGTCGGTTGCCGGTGCGATCGGGCTGGCGCTCGTCGTGCTCCTCACCCGCTCGGGGACCGCGTGGCAGGTCGACGCCGCGATCTGCGCCGTCACCGGCTTCCTGCTGCCCCAGGTCGGACCACTGGCGCGGGTGCGCTGGCGGCCGATCATCGCCCGGCGCGGGCATCCGGTCAGCCTGGTCGACACGGCGTTCTCCTACGAGGGCGCCGCCGACGAGGCGTCGTTCGTGCTCGGCCCGGCGTTCGTCGGCATCTTCGGAGCCCTCGCGGGGCCGCAGTTCGCGCTCGAGGGGGCTGCGGTGATCCTGGCGGTCTTCGGCTCCTGGTTCGCGTTGCATCCCACGGCGGCGCTCGCCCGGCGCGCCATCTCCGGCGACTCGCCCCACACCCGCCTGGTGACCAGGTCGATCGCCGTCCTTTGCGTGGCGCAGCTGCTGATCGGTGCCGTCTTCGGTTCGGTCCAGACCGGCACGACGGTGATCGCGACGAACGCCGGGCACGCACCTCTCGCCGGGCTCTTCCACGCCCTGCTCGGAGTGGGCAGCGTGCTGGCGGGCATCGGCATGGCCGCGGTCCCGGCGTCGTTCGGGTACGCCGCGCGCCTGCGGGTCGCCGCCGTCGCCCTCTTCGTGCTGTCCACCCCGCTGCTGCTCGTGAACTCACTGGTGACGCTGGTGCCGGTGCTGCTCGTGCTCGGCCTCTGCGTCGCGCCGTACATGATCACCACCTTCACGCTCGGTGAGACGCTCACGCCCGCACCGCGCGTCGCCGCTGCGATGACGCTCCTCGCAGCAGCCACCGGGCTCGGATATGCCTGCGGGACAACGGTCGCCGGTCACCTCGCCGACGCGCAGGGTGCCACCGGGGCGTTCGCGACCACGGTGTCGGCCTGCGCACTGGCCGCCGTCCTCGCCGTCACCGCCCGGGGAGCGCTGCACCGGTCGAGCTCGCAGGTGGACGAGACGGCGTACGCCGCGGCATAG
- a CDS encoding pyridoxal-phosphate dependent enzyme — protein MPEQVRSTPDIAAVRAAAGRLEGVAHRTPVLTSSRLDSELGLRLFLKAEHLQRTGSFKFRGAYNALRTRVGPAGVVAFSSGNHAQAVALAARVLGVPATIVMPSDAPAIKLAATRGYGADVVLYERHTQDRAAIAAEISGRTGAMLLPPFDHPDVIAGQGTAALELLDQVGPLDVVITPLGGGGLLAGTCLAVRATCPDAVIYGAEPAAGDDGKQSLDAGQIVRIDVPHTLADGAQTTALGELTFPVIRREVRDIVRVGDGELVEAMRSLAATCKAVVEPTGVLAYAAARSLRSELAGLRVGVILSGGNVDLARYAALIVD, from the coding sequence GTGCCCGAGCAGGTCCGCAGCACGCCGGACATCGCGGCCGTACGCGCCGCCGCCGGGCGGCTGGAGGGCGTCGCGCATCGCACGCCGGTGCTCACCTCCTCCCGGCTGGACTCCGAGCTCGGCCTGCGGCTCTTCCTCAAGGCCGAGCACCTGCAGCGCACCGGATCGTTCAAGTTCCGCGGCGCGTACAACGCCCTGCGCACCCGGGTCGGACCGGCCGGCGTGGTGGCCTTCTCCTCGGGTAACCACGCGCAGGCCGTGGCGCTGGCGGCACGGGTCCTCGGCGTACCGGCCACCATCGTCATGCCGTCCGACGCGCCCGCCATCAAGCTGGCCGCGACGCGGGGGTACGGCGCCGACGTCGTTCTCTACGAGCGGCATACGCAGGACCGGGCAGCCATCGCGGCCGAGATCTCCGGGCGCACGGGTGCCATGCTGCTGCCGCCGTTCGACCATCCCGACGTGATCGCCGGACAGGGCACCGCAGCGCTGGAGCTGCTGGATCAGGTCGGGCCGCTGGACGTCGTGATCACCCCGCTCGGTGGCGGCGGGCTGCTGGCGGGCACCTGCCTCGCCGTGCGGGCGACCTGCCCCGATGCCGTCATCTACGGCGCCGAGCCGGCCGCCGGTGACGACGGCAAGCAGTCCCTGGACGCCGGCCAAATCGTGCGGATCGACGTGCCCCACACGCTCGCCGACGGCGCGCAGACGACCGCCCTGGGTGAGCTGACCTTCCCCGTCATCCGCCGGGAGGTGCGCGACATCGTGCGGGTGGGCGACGGTGAGCTGGTGGAAGCGATGCGCTCGCTCGCCGCCACCTGCAAGGCCGTGGTCGAGCCGACCGGCGTCCTGGCGTACGCCGCTGCCCGGAGCCTGCGCTCCGAACTCGCCGGTCTGCGGGTCGGGGTGATCCTTTCCGGCGGGAACGTCGACCTGGCCCGGTACGCGGCCCTCATCGTCGACTGA
- a CDS encoding PHP domain-containing protein has protein sequence MAASDDAAIEPVDALRRIAFLLERSRAGTYRVQAFRKAADTVLATSRADLDRHAAEGSLQSLPGIGKATEAVVREALAGEQPAYLTSLEEKTSGPLVEGGEEYAAQLRGDCHCHSDWSDGGSPIPEMVATAMELGREYLVLTDHSPRLRVANGLSAERLTQQLKIVDTIDRHVEDFRLLRGIEVDILDDGSLDQSEDMLGRLQVRVASVHSKLAMSKDAMTRRMIGAVRNPRTNILGHCTGRLVEGDRGKRKQSTFDAKAVFEACAEHDVAVEINSRPERRDPPDELIALAMEAGCLFSIDSDAHAPGQLDFLVYGAERAQRLGVPLERIVTTWEVDRLLDWASG, from the coding sequence ATGGCTGCCAGTGACGACGCCGCGATCGAGCCGGTCGACGCCCTGCGTCGGATCGCCTTTCTGCTGGAGCGGTCCCGGGCCGGCACCTACCGCGTCCAGGCGTTCCGCAAGGCGGCGGACACCGTGCTAGCGACATCGCGCGCGGACCTGGACCGGCACGCGGCGGAAGGGTCGTTGCAGAGCCTGCCGGGCATCGGCAAGGCCACCGAGGCGGTGGTGCGCGAGGCGCTGGCCGGTGAGCAGCCGGCGTACCTCACGTCGCTGGAGGAGAAGACGTCCGGACCGCTCGTCGAGGGTGGTGAGGAGTACGCCGCACAGTTACGAGGCGACTGTCACTGTCATTCCGATTGGAGCGACGGCGGTTCTCCGATCCCTGAGATGGTCGCGACCGCAATGGAACTCGGGCGGGAGTACCTCGTCCTCACCGACCACTCCCCTCGCCTCCGCGTCGCCAACGGCCTGTCCGCCGAGCGGCTCACCCAGCAGCTGAAGATCGTCGACACGATCGACCGGCACGTCGAGGACTTCCGACTGCTGCGCGGCATCGAGGTCGACATCCTGGACGACGGCTCGCTCGACCAGAGCGAGGACATGCTCGGACGGCTCCAGGTGCGCGTGGCGTCCGTGCACTCCAAGCTGGCCATGAGCAAGGACGCGATGACCCGGCGGATGATCGGCGCGGTCCGCAACCCCCGGACCAACATCCTGGGCCACTGCACCGGACGCCTGGTGGAGGGCGACCGCGGGAAACGCAAGCAGTCCACCTTCGACGCCAAGGCGGTCTTCGAGGCGTGCGCCGAGCACGACGTGGCGGTCGAGATCAATTCCCGGCCGGAGCGCCGCGACCCGCCGGACGAGCTCATCGCCCTCGCCATGGAGGCCGGCTGCCTCTTCTCGATCGACAGTGACGCGCACGCGCCGGGTCAGCTGGATTTCCTGGTCTACGGGGCCGAACGGGCCCAGCGCCTGGGAGTGCCGCTGGAGCGCATCGTGACCACCTGGGAGGTCGATCGGCTGCTCGACTGGGCATCCGGGTGA
- a CDS encoding copper resistance protein CopC, with translation MTHRRARPLALLVLLLLPLLWGSYAAPAFAHDRLVGTTPASGASVTSPTSVQLRFAEKVVSTGTRIEVKDPRDKVVSSDLRVTGDIVSVRLAQPTTAGTYRVVWRITSDDGHPVSGGFSFRAAPAAGATATATSSATTSSAGASSSSSPVPTQQVPTNSTNNAPWLIIGAVVIAVLAIAGGVVVSRRRLKDDEPSNGST, from the coding sequence GTGACCCATCGCCGCGCCCGTCCGCTCGCGCTCCTCGTCCTGCTGCTGCTACCGCTCCTGTGGGGTTCGTACGCCGCTCCCGCCTTCGCGCACGACCGCCTGGTGGGTACGACGCCCGCGTCCGGTGCCAGCGTCACGTCGCCGACGTCGGTGCAGCTGAGGTTCGCCGAGAAGGTCGTCTCGACCGGCACCCGCATCGAGGTGAAGGACCCCCGCGACAAGGTCGTCTCCAGCGACCTGCGAGTCACCGGCGACATCGTGTCGGTGCGGTTGGCGCAGCCGACGACCGCGGGCACCTACCGGGTCGTCTGGCGGATCACCTCCGACGACGGGCACCCCGTCAGCGGCGGGTTCTCCTTCCGAGCGGCGCCTGCCGCGGGAGCGACGGCCACGGCCACCTCCAGCGCCACCACGTCCTCCGCCGGCGCGTCCTCCAGCAGCAGTCCGGTGCCCACCCAGCAGGTGCCCACCAACTCGACCAACAACGCACCGTGGTTGATCATCGGCGCGGTCGTGATCGCCGTTCTGGCCATCGCCGGCGGCGTCGTCGTCTCACGCCGCCGGCTCAAGGACGACGAGCCGTCCAACGGCTCCACCTGA
- a CDS encoding DUF3073 domain-containing protein, translated as MGRGRAKAKQTKVARELKYYSPDTDLSALQRELRSHETNGVQPTRAEERDDSDDDGQGDYSQWSSGSR; from the coding sequence ATGGGGCGTGGCCGGGCGAAAGCCAAGCAGACCAAGGTTGCCCGGGAGCTGAAGTACTACTCTCCCGACACCGACCTCAGCGCTCTGCAGCGTGAGTTGCGTTCGCACGAGACGAACGGCGTGCAGCCGACCCGTGCGGAGGAGCGCGACGACTCCGACGATGACGGCCAGGGCGACTATTCGCAGTGGTCCTCCGGCAGTCGCTGA
- the purM gene encoding phosphoribosylformylglycinamidine cyclo-ligase, whose product MTDAPITYAGAGVDVEAGDKAVELMKASVRRAQRPEVIGGLGGFAGLFDASALAGMTRPVLATSTDGVGTKVAVAQAMDKHDTIGFDLVGMVVDDIVVCGAEPLFMTDYIATGKVVPERIAAVVSGIAAACAQAGVALVGGETAEHPGLLEPDEYDVAGAATGVVEYADLLTPDRVRVGDAVLAVASSGLHSNGLSLVRRVVASAGWGWDREVAEFGRTLGEEVLTPTRVYAADLLKLIRTDGVDVHALSHITGGGLVANVARVLPTGVVAVLDRSTWSPPPVFQVVGQLGRVPQEDLERTLNMGVGFVVVLPAEHAEQAIGVLDALGLDAWSLGRIEAAEQVDSHAAQVVTGAKGTTGGGAQLIGRHRS is encoded by the coding sequence ATGACCGACGCTCCCATCACCTACGCCGGCGCCGGAGTCGACGTCGAAGCCGGCGACAAGGCAGTCGAGCTGATGAAGGCGTCCGTGCGGCGCGCGCAGCGCCCGGAGGTCATCGGCGGTCTCGGCGGATTCGCCGGCCTGTTCGACGCGTCCGCGCTAGCCGGGATGACCCGGCCTGTCCTCGCCACCTCCACGGACGGCGTCGGCACGAAGGTCGCCGTCGCGCAGGCCATGGACAAGCACGACACCATCGGGTTCGACCTGGTGGGGATGGTCGTTGACGACATCGTCGTCTGCGGCGCTGAGCCGCTCTTCATGACCGACTACATCGCGACGGGCAAGGTCGTCCCGGAGCGGATCGCCGCGGTCGTCTCCGGCATCGCCGCCGCCTGCGCGCAGGCCGGGGTGGCGCTCGTTGGTGGCGAGACCGCGGAGCACCCGGGCCTGCTCGAACCCGACGAGTACGACGTCGCGGGCGCCGCCACCGGTGTCGTGGAGTACGCCGACCTGCTCACCCCGGACCGGGTGCGCGTGGGCGACGCGGTCCTGGCCGTCGCCTCCTCCGGCCTGCACTCCAACGGGCTGTCCCTGGTACGACGCGTGGTCGCCTCCGCCGGGTGGGGCTGGGATCGCGAGGTGGCTGAGTTCGGCCGCACCCTCGGCGAGGAGGTGCTGACACCGACCCGTGTCTACGCCGCCGACCTGCTGAAGCTGATCCGCACCGACGGCGTCGACGTCCACGCGCTCTCCCACATCACCGGTGGCGGGCTCGTCGCGAACGTCGCGCGGGTGCTGCCAACCGGTGTCGTTGCCGTCCTGGACCGGTCGACCTGGTCACCGCCGCCGGTCTTCCAGGTGGTCGGTCAGCTGGGCCGCGTGCCGCAGGAGGACCTCGAGCGCACCCTCAACATGGGGGTCGGCTTCGTGGTCGTGCTCCCGGCCGAGCACGCCGAGCAGGCGATCGGCGTACTCGATGCGCTCGGCCTGGACGCGTGGTCGCTCGGTCGCATCGAGGCGGCAGAGCAGGTCGACAGCCACGCAGCGCAGGTGGTCACGGGTGCCAAGGGCACCACGGGCGGCGGCGCACAGCTCATCGGCCGACACCGTTCCTGA
- the purF gene encoding amidophosphoribosyltransferase, translating into MTRGDGRLSHDLMPGENSPQDACGVFGVWAPGEDVAKLTYFGLYALQHRGQESAGIATSDGESILIYKDMGLVSQVFDESSLSSLRGHLAIGHNRYSTTGGSTWENAQPTLGGSEERTVALAHNGNLINTAELRDLVDEQHAGRKIGGEIGRGNTSDTALVTALLSDQPERSLEDVALEVLPKLRGAFCFVFMNEQTLYAARDPQGVRPLALGRLERGWVVASETAALQTIGASVVREIEPGELIAIDENGLRSHKFAEAKPKGCVFEYVYLARPDAVIRGRVVHEARVEMGRQLAREHPVEADLVIGVPESGVPAATGYAQEAGIPFGQGFVKNAYVGRTFIQPSQTLRQLGIRLKLNPLEHAIRGRRIVVIDDSIVRGNTQRAQIRMLREAGATEIHVRISSPPVKWPCFYGIDFATRAELVANGLDTEAIRASIGADSLGYISEDGMIASTDQPASELCSACFTGDYPIALPEDGRIGKHLLETLPIELRTGHDASIEHTPADRGEVDGRRDADGVNVGVAGGGSGALLHP; encoded by the coding sequence GTGACGCGCGGTGACGGCAGGCTCTCGCACGATCTGATGCCGGGGGAGAACTCCCCCCAAGACGCCTGCGGGGTGTTCGGGGTGTGGGCGCCCGGTGAGGACGTCGCCAAGCTGACCTACTTCGGCCTCTACGCGCTGCAGCACCGCGGTCAGGAGTCCGCCGGGATCGCGACCAGCGACGGCGAGAGCATCCTGATCTACAAGGACATGGGTCTGGTCTCGCAGGTCTTCGACGAGTCGAGCCTCTCCTCCCTGCGCGGTCACCTCGCGATCGGGCACAACCGCTACTCCACCACCGGCGGCAGCACCTGGGAGAACGCTCAGCCCACGCTCGGCGGCAGCGAGGAACGCACCGTCGCTCTCGCGCACAACGGCAACCTGATCAACACCGCCGAGCTGCGCGACCTGGTCGACGAGCAGCACGCCGGTCGCAAGATCGGCGGCGAGATCGGCCGCGGCAACACCTCCGACACGGCGCTGGTGACCGCGCTGCTCTCCGACCAGCCCGAGCGCTCCCTGGAGGACGTCGCCCTGGAGGTGCTGCCCAAGCTGCGCGGCGCCTTCTGCTTCGTCTTCATGAACGAGCAGACCTTGTACGCCGCCCGCGACCCGCAGGGGGTCCGACCCCTCGCGCTGGGCCGGCTCGAGCGCGGCTGGGTGGTGGCCTCGGAGACCGCGGCGCTGCAGACCATCGGCGCGAGCGTCGTACGCGAGATCGAGCCCGGCGAGTTGATCGCGATCGACGAGAACGGTCTGCGGTCGCACAAGTTCGCCGAGGCCAAGCCCAAGGGCTGCGTCTTCGAGTACGTCTACCTGGCCCGCCCCGACGCCGTCATCCGCGGCCGCGTCGTGCACGAGGCGCGCGTGGAGATGGGCCGTCAGCTTGCCCGCGAGCACCCCGTCGAGGCGGACCTGGTCATCGGGGTGCCCGAGTCGGGCGTGCCCGCCGCCACCGGGTACGCGCAGGAGGCCGGCATCCCGTTCGGCCAGGGGTTCGTGAAGAACGCGTACGTCGGCCGCACCTTCATCCAGCCCAGCCAGACCCTGCGCCAGCTCGGCATCCGGCTGAAGCTCAACCCCCTCGAACACGCCATCCGCGGGCGTCGGATCGTCGTCATCGACGACTCCATCGTGCGCGGCAACACCCAGCGTGCCCAGATCCGGATGCTGCGCGAGGCCGGCGCGACCGAGATCCACGTGCGCATCTCCAGCCCGCCGGTGAAGTGGCCGTGCTTCTACGGCATCGATTTCGCCACTCGGGCCGAGCTGGTCGCCAACGGCCTGGACACGGAGGCCATCCGAGCCTCGATCGGTGCCGACTCCCTCGGTTACATCTCCGAGGACGGCATGATCGCCTCGACCGACCAGCCGGCGAGCGAGCTGTGCAGCGCCTGCTTCACCGGTGACTACCCGATCGCACTGCCGGAGGACGGCCGGATCGGCAAACATCTGCTGGAGACGCTGCCGATCGAGCTGCGGACCGGCCACGACGCCTCGATCGAGCACACCCCGGCGGACCGCGGCGAGGTCGACGGCCGGCGGGACGCCGACGGGGTGAATGTGGGAGTCGCGGGCGGCGGCAGCGGCGCCCTGCTGCACCCGTAA
- a CDS encoding LLM class flavin-dependent oxidoreductase, with amino-acid sequence MRFGITILPEHRWSDAAPLWRAAEELGFDHLWTYDHLTWGGLPDSPWFGTMPTLTAAAMVTSRARLGTFVSSPNFRDPVTFMRDILAVDDISAGRLIVGIGVGGDRDSQVIGQPTLSTRERVDRYEEFVTRLDTVLREDHVSYDGAYFRANDARTLPRAVQNPRPPFILAANGPRSISIAAERGNGWVTYGKPADEPTWWAGLADVSERMTCALAAREREDDFERHLNLDGGGAYALSSVEHFADMVGRAEELGFTDVITHWPRPDGPYAGSRDVLEAVADRYLTRP; translated from the coding sequence ATGCGCTTCGGAATCACGATCCTGCCCGAGCACCGCTGGTCCGACGCCGCACCCCTCTGGCGGGCCGCCGAGGAGCTGGGCTTCGACCACCTCTGGACCTACGACCACCTCACCTGGGGAGGGCTGCCGGACTCGCCGTGGTTCGGGACGATGCCGACCCTGACAGCAGCGGCCATGGTCACCTCACGGGCCCGGCTCGGGACGTTCGTGAGCTCGCCCAACTTCCGTGACCCGGTCACGTTCATGCGCGACATCCTGGCCGTCGACGACATCTCCGCCGGCCGTCTGATCGTCGGCATCGGGGTCGGGGGTGACCGGGACTCGCAGGTCATCGGGCAGCCGACGCTGAGCACGCGGGAGCGCGTCGACCGTTACGAGGAGTTCGTCACCCGCCTGGACACCGTGCTGCGCGAGGACCATGTGTCGTACGACGGCGCGTACTTCCGCGCGAACGACGCCCGGACGCTGCCCCGCGCGGTGCAGAACCCGCGACCGCCGTTCATCCTCGCGGCGAACGGACCGCGCTCGATCTCGATCGCCGCCGAGCGCGGCAACGGATGGGTGACCTACGGCAAGCCGGCCGACGAGCCGACGTGGTGGGCAGGCCTGGCCGACGTGTCGGAGCGGATGACCTGCGCTCTCGCGGCCCGCGAACGTGAGGACGACTTCGAACGGCACCTGAACCTGGACGGCGGCGGAGCGTACGCCCTCTCCAGCGTCGAGCACTTCGCCGACATGGTGGGACGTGCAGAGGAGCTCGGCTTCACCGACGTGATCACGCACTGGCCGCGCCCCGATGGGCCGTACGCCGGCTCACGCGACGTCCTGGAAGCGGTCGCCGACCGCTACCTCACTCGCCCCTGA
- a CDS encoding sterol carrier family protein, whose product MPRRRIDPAAGGAALRAWMADSTTLDRSTLATAVRYTLEELSLQAPGRSVEVRVPPYGAVQVIQGTTHRRGTPPNVVELQADSWLALAVGDLTWSEAESSGRLSASGGRADLSAYLPLVRRS is encoded by the coding sequence ATGCCGCGCCGACGTATCGATCCGGCCGCAGGCGGAGCCGCGCTGCGCGCCTGGATGGCCGATTCGACGACCCTGGACCGTTCCACACTCGCGACCGCCGTGCGCTACACGCTGGAGGAGTTGTCCCTGCAGGCCCCGGGCCGCAGCGTCGAGGTGCGCGTGCCGCCGTACGGCGCTGTGCAGGTCATCCAGGGCACGACGCACCGGCGCGGCACGCCCCCGAACGTCGTTGAGCTGCAGGCTGACTCGTGGCTCGCATTGGCTGTCGGCGACCTCACCTGGTCGGAGGCGGAGTCCAGCGGTCGGCTGAGCGCGTCGGGTGGTCGAGCGGACCTGTCGGCCTACCTTCCCCTCGTACGTCGCTCGTAG
- a CDS encoding spermidine synthase, producing MADIEFATDERGGVTVMRDGHPQSHVQPDDPRLLVFEYVQHFALVLDLLPPGPLRVTHVGGAGLTLARYLQATRPGSPQIVLEPDVELTESVRREIPLPRQHRIRVRPADGAAGVRALRDASADVIVLDAYADGRVPAELTGSAFLAECARVLAPGGLLLANLADEPGMRYIRRVVATLPASLPEVALLATNEVLKGRRFGNVVLLASGAPAPLDVRGLRRAAARADFPTGLRANAEVAALVRGVPPFGETGERSPAPPELGGWRVR from the coding sequence ATGGCCGACATCGAGTTCGCGACCGACGAGCGCGGTGGGGTGACCGTGATGCGCGACGGGCACCCGCAGTCCCATGTGCAACCCGACGATCCGCGGCTTCTGGTCTTCGAGTACGTCCAGCACTTCGCTCTGGTCCTCGATCTGCTGCCGCCCGGCCCGCTACGGGTAACGCACGTCGGCGGCGCCGGCCTCACCCTGGCTCGCTACCTGCAGGCCACCCGCCCCGGGTCGCCGCAGATCGTGCTCGAACCCGACGTCGAGCTGACCGAGTCGGTGCGACGCGAGATCCCGCTCCCCCGCCAGCACCGCATCAGGGTGCGCCCGGCCGACGGTGCTGCGGGCGTCCGAGCCCTGCGGGACGCCAGTGCGGACGTGATCGTGCTCGACGCGTACGCCGACGGCAGGGTGCCCGCCGAACTCACCGGGAGTGCGTTCCTCGCCGAGTGCGCACGGGTGCTCGCGCCGGGCGGGCTGCTCCTGGCGAACCTCGCCGACGAGCCCGGCATGCGGTACATCCGCCGGGTGGTCGCGACCCTGCCCGCCTCGCTGCCCGAGGTGGCGCTCCTCGCGACCAACGAGGTGCTGAAGGGGCGCCGGTTCGGCAACGTCGTACTGCTCGCGTCGGGGGCGCCGGCGCCGCTCGACGTACGCGGGCTGCGACGAGCCGCAGCCCGCGCCGACTTCCCGACCGGCCTACGCGCCAATGCAGAGGTCGCGGCTCTGGTGCGCGGCGTCCCGCCGTTCGGCGAGACCGGTGAGCGCTCCCCCGCGCCCCCGGAGCTGGGCGGCTGGCGGGTGCGCTGA
- a CDS encoding putative quinol monooxygenase: MSDLDVVAVIEAKPGNEAEVKAALEELVTATRTEEGCVSYELRVAADAPTTFITIEKWRSRDDLDQHMKSEHIAKAFSVAGPLMAGQPAIYPLADA; encoded by the coding sequence GTGTCCGATCTGGATGTCGTTGCCGTGATCGAAGCCAAGCCGGGGAACGAGGCGGAAGTGAAGGCTGCGCTGGAGGAGCTGGTGACCGCGACCCGTACCGAAGAGGGCTGTGTCAGCTACGAACTGCGAGTCGCTGCCGACGCACCGACCACGTTCATCACGATCGAGAAGTGGCGTTCGCGTGACGACCTGGATCAGCACATGAAGTCCGAGCACATCGCCAAGGCGTTCTCGGTCGCCGGGCCGCTCATGGCCGGCCAGCCCGCGATCTACCCGCTGGCGGACGCGTAA